A genomic window from Anguilla rostrata isolate EN2019 chromosome 14, ASM1855537v3, whole genome shotgun sequence includes:
- the nefma gene encoding neurofilament, medium polypeptide a, protein MSYTLETIGSPYRRAMDSRTSYSRTSGTPSSGFRSQSWSRSSQNSALSSSYKRTVNLPVSRAYSATVLSSCDSADFTQSSIFNGDYKRSNEKEQLQGLNDRFAGYIDKVHYLEQQNKQLETEIQVLRQKQVSQSQLGDMYDQELEELRSMLQQINHEKAQIQLDSDHVEDDIQRLKDRLEEEARIREETEAIIRALKKDMGDSVLAKDELDKKVQSLQDEIAFIRNNHEEEVSDLLAQVQASQVTVEMRDFQKTDLTEALREIRTQLEGHSSQNLQQVEDWFMCRFAKLTEAAEQNKDAIKSARDEISEYRRQLQTKTIELESVRGTKDSLERQLNEIEDRHNNDLASYQETIRQLDNELKSTKWEMARHLREYQDLLNVKMALDIEIAAYRKLLEGEETHFSSFSGPTSYAYRQPVKVKETTKLKVQHKFVEEIIEETKVENEKAEMEEALAEMAEELSAVLAKGEEDGEEEGEEEGEGEEAEGGEGEAEGGEEEKEEAEAEGEGEKEEGEGEVVPSKVTASPPGEEEEAGEKEGEAEGEGEGDEGEKEGEGEAGEGEEKGDEAEEKGEGAEDEGKDEEEEKAEATAEEAAQSPKASPEKEKKGEKEEEPGKDDKGAGKAEEPSDKVPKEEKKDESAKAVKEKQEEEKEPEKQKEPEKEKETVKEKEPEKQKEPEKEKKTVKDRAPERPKEQEKPKEAEKEKEPEKQKAEKEEKKKEEKAGGVAPAKEAKAKEEPPKPAAAKEEKKSAPEPAAEKEDEKKDEKKDEKKDGDADKGGPDEEDKKQQVITNGVDESPTKDEPAQKVVITKTVETITTGEDGAKHVTKHVTVTQTVEETGATVQEKVVSSKKVEKQATQVVKQITETE, encoded by the exons ATGAGTTATACGCTGGAAACTATAGGGAGCCCGTATAGGAGGGCGATGGATTCTCGGACCTCATACAGCCGCACCAGCGGAACCCCGTCAAGCGGATTCCGGTCCCAGTCGTGGTCGAGGTCTAGCCAAAACTCCGCTCTGTCATCCTCCTACAAGAGGACGGTGAATTTGCCCGTGTCCCGTGCCTACAGCGCTACCGTGCTTAGCTCCTGCGACAGCGCTGATTTCACCCAGTCCTCTATTTTCAATGGGGACTACAAGCGCTCAAACGAGAAGGAACAACTTCAGGGACTTAACGACCGCTTCGCAGGTTACATCGACAAGGTGCATTACCTGGAGCAGCAGAACAAGCAGCTGGAGACGGAAATCCAAGTGCTGCGACAGAAGCAGGTGTCGCAATCCCAGCTGGGTGATATGTACGACCAGGAGTTGGAGGAGCTGCGCTCTATGCTGCAGCAGATTAACCACGAAAAGGCGCAGATCCAACTCGACTCCGACCATGTCGAGGACGACATTCAGCGGCTGAAGGACCGCTTGGAGGAAGAGGCCCGCATCAGGGAGGAGACGGAAGCCATCATCCGCGCGCTGAAGAAAGACATGGGCGACTCTGTGCTGGCGAAGGACGAGTTGGACAAAAAAGTACAGTCCCTCCAGGACGAGATTGCCTTCATCCGCAACAACCACGAAGAAGAGGTGAGCGACTTGCTGGCTCAGGTGCAAGCGTCGCAAGTGACCGTGGAGATGAGGGATTTCCAAAAGACCGACCTCACCGAGGCGCTCCGAGAGATCCGCACGCAGCTCGAGGGCCACTCGTCCCAGAACCTGCAGCAGGTGGAGGACTGGTTCATGTGCCGCTTTGCCAAGCTGACGGAAGCCGCGGAGCAAAATAAGGACGCGATCAAGTCCGCCCGTGACGAGATCTCCGAGTACCGCCGCCAACTTCAGACCAAAACCATCGAGCTGGAGTCTGTCCGGGGTACCAAAGATTCTCTGGAGAGGCAACTAAACGAAATCGAGGACAGACACAACAATGACCTTGCCAGCTATCAG GAGACAATTCGCCAACTGGATAATGAGCTGAAGAGTACGAAGTGGGAAATGGCCCGTCATCTGCGCGAATACCAGGACCTGCTGAACGTTAAAATGGCCCTGGATATTGAAATCGCAGCTTACAG GAAGCTTCTGGAAGGAGAGGAGACCCACTTCAGCTCGTTCTCCGGCCCCACTTCCTACGCTTACCGCCAGCCCGTCAAAGTCAAGGAGACCACCAAGCTGAAGGTCCAGCACAAGTTTGTGGAGGAGATCATCGAGGAGACGAAAGTGGAGAACGAGAAGGCCGAGATGGAGGAAGCCCTGGCGGAGATGGCGGAAGAGCTGTCTGCAGTGCTGGCCAAGGGAGAGGAGGacggagaagaagaaggagaagaggagggagagggagaggaagcagaaggaggggagggggaagctgaaggaggagaagaagaaaaagaagaggcagaggcagaaggagaaggagaaaaggaagagggggagggggaggtggtgcCTTCCAAAGTAACCGCCAGCCCTCccggagaagaggaggaggctggagagaaggaaggagaagcagagggggagggagaaggggatgaaggagagaaggagggagaaggCGAAgccggagagggggaggagaaaggagacGAGGCTGAGGAAAAGGGTGAGGGGGCAGAGGATGAAGGgaaagatgaggaagaggagaaggctGAAGCCACAGCGGAGGAGGCTGCCCAGAGCCCCAAGGCCTCTccagagaaggagaagaagggagagaaagaggaggagccaGGAAAGGACGATAAGGGAGCAGGCAAAGCAGAAGAACCCAGCGACAAAGTGCCTAAAGAGGAAAAGAAGGACGAAAGTGCTAAGGCTGTGAAAGAGAaacaggaggaagagaaagaaccagaaaaacagaaagagccagagaaagagaaggagacagtgaaagagaaagaaccagaaaaacagaaagagccggagaaagagaagaagacgGTGAAAGACAGAGCACCAGAGAGACCAAAAGAACAAGAGAAACCAAaagaagcagagaaagagaaagagccagaaaaacagaaagcagagaaggaggagaagaaaaaggaggagaaagcaGGAGGTGTTGCTCCCGCCAAAGAAGCCAAAGCAAAGGAGGAGCCGCCTAAACCCGCCGCCGccaaagaggagaagaagagcgCTCCGGAACCGGCCGCAGAGAAGGAGGACGAGAAGAAGGACGAGAAGAAGGACGAGAAGAAGGACGGAGACGCGGATAAGGGAGGACCGGACGAGGAGGACAAGAAGCAGCAGGTGATCACCAACGGCGTGGACGAGAGCCCCACCAAGGATGAGCCCGCCCAGAAGGTGGTCATCACCAAGACCGTGGAGACCATCACCACCGGCGAGGACGGCGCCAAGCACGTCACCAAGCACGTGACCGTCACCCAGACCGTGGAGGAGACGGGCGCCACCGTGCAGGAGAAGGTGGTCTCCTCCAAAAAGGTGGAGAAGCAGGCCACCCAGGTGGTGAAGCAAATCACAGAAACCGAGTGA